From a region of the Salinispira pacifica genome:
- a CDS encoding DNA-J related domain-containing protein yields the protein MKIAGTSAEAALLADQILPHLEEILKNYPEGITEYQLLKLLQERFAGVFNSAESEPLEIYHSHFFLFHCLYHLQRQLWRSGQDLNIFCLDIRIVNYQPAAESGKRPVPDHTTEKPAEQSLDPADPLREYYLDWSNYEEADEESVAGMLRTASRLLNAYWQKDEAMETLGLTEPLNRDELNRRFRELSKKYHPDAGADGVNPPPADHSGAGTGRRPGPSARERNSEKFRKITQAAHTLRRILDISPGTESPREFR from the coding sequence ATGAAAATTGCCGGAACATCCGCAGAGGCGGCATTGCTGGCTGATCAGATTCTCCCCCATCTTGAAGAGATCCTGAAGAACTATCCGGAGGGGATTACAGAATATCAGCTTTTAAAACTTCTCCAGGAAAGATTCGCAGGAGTTTTCAATTCAGCTGAAAGCGAACCGCTGGAAATCTACCATTCCCACTTCTTCCTGTTTCATTGTCTGTATCATCTTCAAAGACAACTCTGGCGCAGCGGACAGGACCTGAATATTTTTTGCCTGGATATCAGAATAGTGAATTACCAGCCGGCCGCGGAAAGCGGGAAAAGGCCGGTACCGGATCACACCACAGAAAAGCCTGCAGAACAATCACTTGATCCGGCTGACCCGTTGAGAGAATACTATCTGGACTGGTCAAACTATGAAGAAGCGGATGAAGAATCGGTGGCCGGCATGCTGAGAACCGCATCCCGGCTGCTGAACGCGTACTGGCAGAAAGATGAGGCCATGGAAACGCTGGGGCTTACGGAGCCCCTGAATCGGGACGAGCTGAACCGCCGCTTCAGAGAGCTGAGCAAGAAATATCACCCGGATGCCGGTGCTGACGGGGTGAACCCGCCTCCTGCAGACCATAGCGGCGCCGGCACGGGGCGACGCCCGGGACCTTCAGCCCGTGAGCGGAACTCGGAAAAATTCCGGAAAATTACCCAAGCCGCCCATACTCTCAGGAGGATTCTCGACATCAGCCCCGGGACTGAATCCCCTCGGGAGTTCCGATAA
- the rbr gene encoding rubrerythrin, which yields MASVKGTRTEKNLLTAFAGESQARNRYTYFAIKAREEGYEQIAEIFEETANQEREHAKRFFNFLEGGEVEVQAAFPAGEVLSTEENLKAAAAGENYEWTTMYKEFADVAKEEGFPQISAVFNAVCVAEKQHEKRYNALRNNILNEKVFKKDEKVLWACLNCGYIYEGEKAPNKCPACGFPQAYFELIRENW from the coding sequence ATGGCAAGTGTAAAAGGCACAAGGACTGAGAAAAACCTGCTTACTGCGTTCGCAGGCGAGTCCCAGGCCCGCAATCGATATACCTATTTCGCAATCAAAGCCCGTGAAGAGGGCTATGAGCAGATAGCGGAGATTTTTGAAGAAACTGCCAACCAGGAACGGGAACATGCAAAACGGTTCTTCAATTTTCTGGAAGGCGGCGAAGTTGAAGTTCAGGCTGCATTCCCTGCAGGGGAAGTTCTGAGTACCGAAGAAAACCTGAAGGCCGCAGCAGCAGGGGAAAACTACGAATGGACCACCATGTACAAGGAATTTGCAGATGTGGCCAAAGAAGAAGGATTCCCCCAGATCTCCGCAGTATTTAACGCAGTATGTGTTGCAGAGAAACAGCATGAAAAACGCTACAATGCGCTGAGAAACAACATTCTCAACGAGAAGGTTTTCAAAAAGGATGAAAAAGTACTTTGGGCCTGTCTTAACTGCGGATACATTTATGAAGGCGAAAAAGCCCCCAATAAATGCCCTGCATGCGGATTTCCCCAGGCGTACTTCGAACTTATCAGAGAAAACTGGTAG
- a CDS encoding phosphoribosylaminoimidazolesuccinocarboxamide synthase: MNWTINVNRDQLWQLQDRVFPGFAASGERRVHGIQAPELPSHVQPEIDAGKISFYQGKVRDSLIFPRRILMITSDRVSAFDRILDLVPLKGEVLNRISSWWFRQTEDIIPNHIISRPGGRSLEVRPAEVLPVEVVVRGFLTGSAWRDYLKGDAVSGISLPGGMKENQEFDEPLITPSTKAEIGDHDEPVSREEIIRRGLVEESLWNEVEAAAQKLYARGRELAAARGLILVDTKYEFGLVDGKLILVDEIHTPDSSRYWFSESYASDFQAGRAQKKLDKEYLRRWLMDQGFQGQGTPPEIPAAVKLELAWKYISAYQQICGEEFEPDFSDIQAEYENIRSLM; the protein is encoded by the coding sequence GTGAACTGGACGATTAATGTGAACCGTGACCAGCTATGGCAGCTCCAAGACCGGGTATTTCCCGGCTTTGCTGCATCCGGAGAACGCCGGGTACATGGAATTCAGGCGCCGGAACTGCCCTCACATGTGCAGCCGGAAATTGATGCGGGGAAGATCAGCTTTTATCAGGGCAAGGTGCGGGACAGCCTGATATTTCCCCGGCGCATCCTCATGATAACCAGCGACAGGGTGAGCGCCTTCGACAGAATTCTGGATCTTGTTCCCCTGAAGGGTGAGGTGCTGAACCGTATCTCATCCTGGTGGTTCCGGCAGACCGAGGATATTATTCCCAATCATATTATCAGCCGCCCCGGAGGACGCAGCCTTGAGGTAAGGCCCGCAGAGGTTCTGCCGGTGGAGGTTGTGGTCCGGGGATTTCTTACCGGTTCCGCCTGGAGGGATTATCTGAAGGGCGACGCGGTTTCGGGTATTTCCCTCCCTGGGGGAATGAAGGAAAATCAGGAATTTGATGAGCCTCTCATAACCCCTTCAACCAAAGCTGAGATCGGGGATCACGATGAACCGGTGAGCAGAGAGGAAATTATCCGCCGGGGATTGGTGGAAGAGTCCCTCTGGAATGAAGTTGAAGCGGCCGCCCAAAAACTGTATGCCCGGGGCAGGGAACTTGCTGCCGCCCGGGGTCTGATCCTTGTGGATACCAAGTATGAATTCGGTCTGGTGGACGGAAAACTGATTCTGGTGGATGAAATTCACACCCCCGACAGTTCCCGCTACTGGTTCTCGGAAAGCTATGCCTCGGATTTTCAGGCAGGCAGGGCCCAGAAAAAACTGGACAAGGAATATCTCAGACGGTGGCTGATGGATCAGGGCTTTCAGGGGCAGGGAACTCCGCCGGAAATTCCTGCCGCTGTGAAACTTGAGCTGGCATGGAAGTATATCTCGGCATATCAGCAGATCTGCGGTGAGGAATTTGAACCTGATTTCTCCGACATCCAAGCAGAATATGAAAATATCCGGTCTCTTATGTAG
- the era gene encoding GTPase Era, with amino-acid sequence MKKSAIIAIVGRPSAGKSTLMNALCGEKISIVSPVPQTTRNKIKGIMNDEAGQLIFMDTPGFHNSERKYNLEMRNLVSESLSDCDGILYVLDASRPPGEEEMQLIALLSGQKAPLVIAFNKTDIASPERLRELLEESPGSLPPGMEISAATGHGLEELKQALFSISPEGEALYPEDYYTDQDPEFRIAEIIRERAMMNARDELPHAMYVEIHDMEINEREEGKIPQLWIRASVVVETKSQVGLVVGKGGTGIKEIRVKSQKEIGRLFPYRIHLDLRVKTNPKWRRNDAVLRRLMK; translated from the coding sequence ATGAAAAAATCGGCAATAATCGCCATCGTAGGCAGACCTTCAGCGGGGAAATCCACCCTGATGAACGCCCTCTGCGGTGAAAAAATATCAATAGTCAGTCCGGTTCCCCAGACTACCCGGAACAAAATCAAAGGCATTATGAATGATGAGGCGGGACAGCTGATATTCATGGACACCCCGGGGTTTCATAACTCGGAGAGGAAATACAATCTCGAAATGCGGAATCTGGTGAGCGAATCCCTGAGTGACTGCGACGGAATTCTCTATGTGCTGGATGCCAGCCGTCCCCCCGGGGAGGAGGAGATGCAGCTCATCGCTCTATTAAGCGGTCAGAAAGCTCCCCTGGTAATCGCCTTCAATAAAACGGATATTGCTTCACCTGAGAGACTTCGGGAGTTACTGGAGGAATCCCCGGGTTCCCTCCCCCCCGGAATGGAAATTTCAGCAGCAACCGGCCACGGGCTTGAAGAGCTGAAACAGGCACTTTTCAGCATTTCCCCCGAAGGAGAAGCCCTGTATCCCGAGGATTACTACACCGACCAGGATCCCGAGTTCCGCATCGCGGAAATAATCCGCGAACGGGCCATGATGAACGCCCGGGATGAACTCCCCCATGCCATGTATGTGGAAATTCACGATATGGAGATCAATGAACGGGAAGAAGGGAAAATTCCCCAGTTATGGATACGGGCTTCGGTTGTTGTTGAGACAAAAAGCCAGGTTGGACTGGTTGTAGGAAAGGGAGGCACGGGAATCAAGGAAATACGGGTAAAAAGCCAGAAAGAGATCGGCAGACTTTTTCCCTACCGTATTCATCTTGATCTGCGGGTCAAAACCAATCCCAAATGGCGCAGAAATGATGCGGTACTCCGCAGGCTGATGAAATAG
- a CDS encoding uracil-DNA glycosylase family protein, protein MSHTAAVEQVLESTGNMNNELAALKFSDPVHTVYNPLEYAWSVHREYVERFAGTGLKAVFLGMNPGPWGMAQTGVPFGAIPWVRDWMNISMEAWNGIHKPSREHPKRPIEGRDCSRVEVSGDRLWGLMAQRFPSAEAFFRQHFLINYCPLVFMEESGRNRTPDKLPPEEKNLLFQICDRSLKDMISALGPEHLIGVGKFAENTLKRLFNDSDIAIHGILHPSPASPAANRGWAPQAEQKLVEIGIWE, encoded by the coding sequence ATGTCACATACAGCCGCGGTTGAGCAGGTTTTGGAGTCCACCGGAAATATGAACAACGAGCTTGCCGCTTTGAAATTCAGCGATCCGGTTCACACGGTGTACAATCCCCTGGAGTACGCCTGGTCTGTACACCGGGAATACGTGGAACGCTTTGCCGGAACAGGTCTGAAGGCTGTGTTTTTAGGAATGAACCCCGGTCCCTGGGGAATGGCCCAAACCGGCGTACCCTTCGGCGCCATTCCATGGGTAAGAGACTGGATGAACATCAGCATGGAAGCCTGGAACGGTATTCACAAACCTTCCCGGGAACATCCCAAACGGCCCATAGAAGGACGGGACTGCAGCCGCGTTGAAGTAAGCGGAGACAGACTCTGGGGACTGATGGCCCAACGCTTCCCCAGCGCCGAAGCGTTTTTCCGTCAGCATTTTCTGATCAACTACTGTCCGCTGGTGTTCATGGAAGAAAGCGGCCGGAACCGGACCCCGGACAAGCTCCCCCCGGAGGAAAAGAATCTGCTCTTTCAGATCTGCGACCGTTCTCTCAAGGACATGATTTCAGCCCTGGGGCCGGAACATCTCATTGGAGTGGGAAAGTTCGCCGAGAATACCCTGAAACGGCTTTTTAATGATTCTGATATTGCAATTCACGGCATTCTCCACCCCAGCCCCGCCAGCCCCGCCGCAAACAGGGGCTGGGCTCCCCAGGCTGAACAGAAACTGGTGGAAATCGGCATCTGGGAATAA
- a CDS encoding DNA polymerase domain-containing protein — MSSTQQDFFASLIYIRSRILQGREHIILQGRLSDGRNYGTVQPYRPRFFIPAAWKSLAEEQASRLQLDMTAHTEEVWHNMAGTSLLRISFPHIRQLQTMHRSLKQESIPCYEGDIPVTQQFLIDHPIPLFYRFRGVPVPGERVDIRFQGVDLVDITLEEEPVEAIDPDSARQSGGGLPEIRTLSLDIETTRDGKILCISLSGKPWNDCVLMLDRGLATLYPPDPPHKEPGFSILSYADETALLNGFRENLLTMDPDIITGWNVISFDMAVILRRMDQLGVPGDLGRSREAALFTPGRDDFPDMADLPGRLVIDAMKLQRMSPGHFDSYSLEHVANRLLGTGKTEKFQSHSKMRELELLWDENPGEFARYCMEDARLVLKILDANGLLEITFQRSRLCGTSLSRSWASIHSFEQLYINRLHRMGIAAADEDSERLEMNESPGGTIIFPRSGTARRVLVLDFKGLYPSIIRTFQVDPLAHAQWRCAGAALPQGYASWSEHLPDTSPWIISPNGAGFSRTGGILPELLDRFYEYREKAKKAGDANAAYAYKILANSFYGVLGSPGCRFAGSDLATSITGFAREILYWSRDRAEEHGFQVIYGDTDSLFLIPPEDTADSELEPRGSSFARWLNTELADFIREEYGLVSRLEIEFESIFAPLFIPPLKSVSGQELRDMLESAGLDAPQGRAKSYAGIAHEPAAFPSPDARLVIKGMEAVRRDWTGLARRVQEDVLKLIFSSASREAILGYIQSTVEGMEKQENYQQLIISRRLSKPASGYRESAPPHVRAARIAEDRIQPDRPLKKIRYVMTGEGPRPVFPGENIPLPVPDKQWYIQKQILPVLESISAAVDWDLHGSCMRRYDPGGQMDLWQ; from the coding sequence ATGAGCAGCACACAGCAGGACTTTTTCGCCAGTCTCATCTATATCCGCTCACGAATACTTCAGGGCAGGGAACACATTATTCTCCAGGGCAGGCTCTCCGACGGCCGGAATTACGGTACGGTTCAGCCCTACCGCCCCCGCTTTTTTATTCCCGCCGCCTGGAAAAGTCTTGCGGAGGAACAGGCATCACGATTACAGCTGGATATGACTGCTCATACCGAAGAGGTCTGGCATAATATGGCCGGGACTTCCCTGCTGAGAATCAGTTTCCCGCATATCCGTCAGCTCCAGACCATGCACCGCAGTCTGAAACAGGAATCAATCCCCTGCTATGAGGGAGATATTCCCGTCACCCAGCAATTTCTTATCGATCATCCCATTCCTCTCTTTTATCGTTTCCGCGGAGTTCCGGTTCCGGGAGAACGGGTGGATATCCGGTTCCAGGGGGTGGATTTGGTTGATATCACCCTTGAAGAAGAGCCCGTAGAGGCTATAGACCCCGATTCTGCCCGTCAAAGCGGCGGAGGGCTGCCTGAGATACGCACCCTCTCTCTGGATATTGAGACAACCCGGGACGGAAAGATTCTCTGCATTTCACTGAGCGGGAAGCCGTGGAACGACTGCGTGCTGATGCTGGACAGGGGACTTGCCACGCTCTATCCGCCTGATCCGCCCCACAAGGAACCGGGATTCAGCATCCTGTCCTATGCAGATGAAACCGCGCTGCTCAATGGATTCAGGGAAAATCTGCTGACCATGGATCCGGACATTATAACCGGCTGGAATGTAATTTCCTTTGATATGGCGGTAATTCTCCGCCGGATGGACCAGCTTGGCGTCCCCGGCGACCTGGGCCGCTCCCGGGAAGCCGCCCTCTTCACTCCGGGGAGGGATGATTTTCCCGACATGGCCGATCTCCCCGGCCGCCTGGTTATTGATGCCATGAAACTCCAGCGGATGAGTCCGGGACATTTTGATTCCTACAGCCTGGAACATGTGGCGAACCGCCTGCTTGGTACAGGAAAAACCGAGAAGTTTCAAAGCCACTCCAAGATGCGCGAACTGGAGCTCCTCTGGGATGAAAACCCCGGGGAGTTTGCACGCTACTGTATGGAGGATGCACGGCTGGTGCTGAAAATCCTGGATGCCAACGGGCTTCTGGAAATCACCTTCCAGAGAAGCAGGCTCTGCGGCACCAGCCTGTCCCGGTCATGGGCGAGCATCCACTCCTTTGAGCAGCTCTACATCAACCGTCTCCACAGGATGGGAATTGCCGCGGCCGATGAGGACAGCGAAAGGCTTGAGATGAATGAAAGCCCCGGGGGCACCATCATCTTCCCCCGCAGCGGTACAGCCCGGCGGGTTCTGGTACTGGACTTCAAAGGGCTGTATCCGTCCATCATCAGAACCTTTCAAGTGGATCCCCTGGCCCATGCCCAATGGCGCTGTGCTGGTGCAGCCCTTCCTCAGGGATATGCCTCCTGGAGCGAACATCTCCCGGACACAAGTCCATGGATCATCAGCCCCAACGGGGCGGGATTCAGCAGGACCGGAGGAATCCTGCCCGAGCTGCTGGACAGATTCTACGAGTACAGGGAAAAAGCCAAAAAGGCCGGCGACGCCAATGCCGCCTATGCCTATAAAATCCTTGCGAACTCATTCTACGGTGTTCTGGGAAGCCCCGGATGCCGCTTCGCCGGCAGCGATCTTGCCACTTCCATCACCGGGTTCGCCCGGGAGATCCTCTATTGGAGCCGGGACCGGGCGGAAGAACATGGATTTCAGGTAATATACGGGGACACCGACAGCCTTTTCCTCATTCCGCCGGAAGACACAGCGGATTCTGAACTTGAACCCCGGGGAAGCAGCTTCGCCCGATGGCTCAACACTGAACTTGCAGATTTCATACGAGAGGAGTACGGCCTGGTCAGCCGTCTGGAAATTGAGTTTGAAAGCATCTTCGCACCTCTGTTCATCCCCCCGCTGAAATCGGTGTCCGGTCAGGAACTCCGCGATATGCTGGAATCCGCAGGTCTGGACGCTCCCCAGGGAAGGGCCAAGAGCTATGCGGGCATCGCCCATGAACCGGCGGCGTTCCCTTCCCCGGATGCCCGTCTTGTGATCAAAGGGATGGAGGCGGTTCGAAGAGACTGGACGGGCCTGGCCCGAAGGGTCCAGGAGGATGTATTGAAACTGATATTCTCATCCGCCTCCCGGGAGGCCATTCTCGGGTATATCCAGAGCACCGTGGAAGGCATGGAGAAACAGGAAAACTATCAGCAGCTGATAATCAGCCGGAGACTGAGCAAGCCTGCATCCGGCTACCGGGAAAGCGCCCCTCCTCATGTGAGAGCCGCCCGGATCGCAGAAGACAGAATTCAACCGGATCGTCCCCTGAAAAAAATCCGCTATGTGATGACCGGCGAGGGTCCCCGGCCGGTATTCCCCGGGGAAAATATCCCCCTCCCTGTGCCGGACAAACAATGGTATATTCAGAAACAGATTCTGCCGGTACTGGAAAGCATAAGCGCAGCAGTTGACTGGGATCTGCACGGCAGCTGCATGCGTCGCTATGATCCGGGAGGACAAATGGATCTATGGCAGTAA
- a CDS encoding ATP-dependent Clp protease proteolytic subunit: MEEEKSENSQQGQDPLILKMMKTRSILLSGEVNKELAERVIRSLLILEASGDEPIKVFIDSPGGDVDAGYAIFDMLRFVKPKVYTIGMGLVASAGALILLAADKEHRLGLPNSHYLIHQPLSGMRGVATDIEIHAKEIEKTKAKINKLISEETGKKLEVIEKDTDRDYWLNAEESLDYGLISRVITSRSELDD, from the coding sequence ATGGAAGAAGAAAAATCAGAAAACAGTCAGCAGGGACAGGATCCGTTAATCCTGAAGATGATGAAAACCCGCTCGATTCTGCTCAGCGGAGAAGTGAATAAGGAACTTGCAGAACGGGTGATCCGCAGTCTGCTGATACTCGAAGCTTCGGGTGATGAACCCATTAAGGTGTTTATAGACAGTCCTGGAGGGGACGTTGATGCAGGATATGCGATTTTCGATATGCTCCGATTTGTGAAACCCAAGGTGTACACCATCGGCATGGGACTGGTTGCCAGTGCGGGAGCACTCATTCTCCTGGCTGCGGATAAGGAGCATCGTCTTGGGCTGCCCAACAGTCATTATCTGATCCATCAGCCGCTGAGCGGTATGCGGGGCGTGGCAACAGATATCGAGATTCACGCTAAAGAGATCGAGAAAACCAAGGCGAAAATCAATAAGCTGATCAGCGAAGAAACCGGGAAGAAGCTTGAAGTAATAGAAAAAGATACCGACCGGGATTACTGGCTGAATGCCGAGGAAAGTCTGGATTACGGCCTCATTTCCCGGGTGATTACTTCCCGGAGTGAACTGGACGATTAA
- a CDS encoding endonuclease/exonuclease/phosphatase family protein: MLSKRRSTRFFASVLKHPNVVIDSAGRNDPDPGTYPGTGPLLLVCALLCFVSCQVQQPEADHLRILSYNVQTLFNDVNDGGEFPEFIPHPQDWNSKKYHNRLRRLSRVLRDMVPGGPDIIILQEIENASVLSDLNSLYLRDLGYRSGFSASSESASPLSLGVLTRLKVLNRKVHGVQVGAESRRPVLELSLELPGGGTLIVFAFHWKSKLGDRGGESAELRRAESRQLASLLSTRRREFPHAAMLVAGDANEDIHEGFLNPVSGDPYSGALLPVDVFSGAEPLPHGIVAVDMQFPDLRQFPGTPLMLAGAGSLDDPLLKKYLLESGDPPVMYHFWGKPRAQLEETGTEVAGSYAYSGRWERIDQLAVNETLLENCGYSRCEFQVGNLWYLLDGDGEPAAYRSHNGYGYSDHLPLLLVLRE, translated from the coding sequence ATGCTCTCTAAACGCCGTTCCACCCGTTTTTTTGCTTCAGTTCTGAAGCATCCGAATGTCGTTATTGATTCCGCCGGCAGAAATGATCCTGACCCAGGCACATATCCGGGTACGGGGCCGCTGCTGCTTGTCTGTGCACTCCTGTGTTTCGTCTCCTGCCAGGTACAGCAGCCTGAAGCGGACCATTTACGAATTCTCAGCTACAATGTGCAGACTCTGTTCAATGATGTGAATGACGGCGGAGAATTTCCTGAATTTATTCCCCATCCCCAGGACTGGAACTCGAAAAAATATCATAACAGACTGCGGCGCCTCTCAAGAGTGCTCCGGGATATGGTTCCCGGGGGGCCGGATATTATCATTTTGCAGGAGATAGAAAATGCCTCGGTTCTTTCCGACCTGAATAGTCTATACCTCCGGGATCTGGGGTACCGCAGCGGCTTTTCTGCATCTTCCGAATCCGCCTCCCCTCTGTCTCTGGGAGTCCTCACCAGGTTGAAGGTGCTGAACCGCAAAGTTCACGGAGTACAGGTTGGAGCTGAGTCCCGCCGGCCCGTTCTGGAGCTGTCCCTGGAGTTGCCCGGCGGCGGAACGCTGATCGTGTTTGCCTTCCACTGGAAGAGCAAGCTGGGGGACCGGGGAGGAGAATCAGCAGAACTGAGACGTGCCGAGTCACGGCAGCTTGCTTCGCTGCTCAGCACACGCCGCCGGGAGTTTCCCCATGCAGCCATGCTTGTTGCAGGAGATGCCAACGAGGATATTCATGAAGGATTTCTCAATCCGGTAAGCGGTGATCCCTATTCGGGGGCTCTCCTTCCTGTTGACGTATTCTCGGGAGCCGAACCTCTGCCCCATGGTATTGTTGCTGTTGATATGCAGTTCCCGGATCTCCGGCAGTTCCCGGGTACGCCCCTGATGTTGGCAGGAGCGGGGAGTCTGGATGATCCTTTGCTGAAGAAATATCTTCTGGAGAGCGGCGATCCTCCGGTGATGTATCATTTCTGGGGGAAACCCCGGGCGCAATTGGAAGAAACCGGGACTGAAGTGGCCGGCAGCTATGCATACTCGGGTCGCTGGGAGCGGATCGATCAGCTGGCGGTGAATGAAACCCTTCTTGAAAACTGCGGATACTCCCGCTGTGAGTTTCAGGTGGGGAATTTGTGGTATCTTCTTGATGGAGACGGTGAGCCGGCGGCATATCGATCCCATAACGGATATGGATATTCCGACCATCTGCCTCTGCTTCTGGTGCTCAGGGAATAG
- a CDS encoding DUF4139 domain-containing protein → MKHCFPRIQVLFILLVAGTYSLWAMGEPEPRPEPEIREVTMFTNGTSLVTVESEVTGSGILEVPVQQEELLDILKTLVVRDLDGGRILSAGFPASEPLQRSLSRLALDLSGNPGMEEMLRRAAGEEVTVHTRTGKVRGEILSVEAASSGSSVGNRPGGDSPLRTVVNLNGSRGLRRVDISSINRLEFHSAAIENDLETAARQLRTSSDNSGKTLRIAHEGEGSRRIQLTYLRPAPRWKSSYRLVVDNHESSGGEATLEGWSIVDNTGSRDWNNIQLNLSTANPVSFVMDLYSARYIDRPELSLPGNAAAEPPNERAMKQEMFASAPAMSESAIMDSRSAADRFSGSSVEPGAMATDRGSLGTLVEYEITRPVSVLSGSSAMVPILSETLAVDSYLSYTGGQNQSVYRAVEFELPQNLQLVSGPLALYDGDGFAGEALLPYTSGGESQSVEYALEQGLVVSEERSSGDGIIRTIIISDGYLRSELLQTRTTDYHISAETEIGTPLVIRHPVNSGWTLQSGTVISGPEEDEQNLEPSTRDEAQTRSFRLEPAQLNNSSLSTLRIREEQLISRRYELNSARQDLFLQLLSSSALSSEQRSVLNRLLEFRSTIDSLNDEARLLRNRRQRIYDEQQRISRNMENLDRESEIYRRYLEDLNDQEDNLVQIRRDLDRIDREIQQKRNQLENFISNIQL, encoded by the coding sequence ATGAAACATTGCTTCCCAAGAATTCAGGTGCTTTTCATACTGCTGGTTGCAGGAACATACTCTCTTTGGGCAATGGGGGAACCCGAACCCCGGCCCGAGCCCGAGATCCGGGAAGTCACCATGTTTACCAACGGCACCAGTCTCGTAACCGTGGAATCGGAAGTGACCGGTTCGGGCATCCTGGAGGTTCCGGTACAGCAGGAGGAACTCCTGGATATCCTCAAGACTCTGGTTGTCAGGGATCTGGACGGCGGCAGAATACTCTCCGCAGGATTTCCAGCCAGCGAGCCCCTTCAGCGCAGCCTGAGCCGACTTGCCCTGGATCTGAGCGGAAACCCTGGAATGGAAGAGATGCTCAGGAGAGCCGCCGGGGAAGAAGTGACCGTACACACCCGTACTGGAAAAGTCCGGGGGGAGATTCTCAGCGTTGAGGCAGCATCTTCAGGAAGCTCCGTCGGCAACAGGCCCGGCGGAGATTCACCCCTCCGGACTGTAGTGAATCTGAACGGCAGCCGGGGACTCCGGAGAGTGGACATCAGTTCCATCAACCGCCTTGAATTCCATTCCGCTGCCATTGAAAACGATCTTGAGACCGCTGCACGGCAGCTCCGTACGTCTTCAGATAATTCAGGGAAAACTCTCAGAATTGCCCATGAGGGTGAAGGCAGCCGGAGAATCCAACTCACATATCTGCGTCCCGCCCCCAGGTGGAAAAGCAGCTATCGTCTGGTAGTGGATAATCACGAATCCTCCGGCGGGGAAGCAACGCTGGAGGGATGGTCCATTGTTGATAACACCGGCAGCCGCGACTGGAATAATATCCAGCTGAATCTCTCCACAGCCAACCCCGTTTCGTTTGTCATGGACCTGTACAGTGCCCGCTACATAGACCGCCCGGAGCTCAGCCTGCCCGGGAACGCTGCTGCAGAACCTCCCAATGAACGGGCCATGAAGCAGGAGATGTTTGCATCGGCTCCCGCCATGAGCGAATCCGCCATCATGGACAGCCGGTCGGCCGCAGACAGATTTTCCGGCTCATCGGTGGAACCCGGAGCCATGGCGACAGATCGCGGCAGCCTGGGAACCCTGGTTGAATATGAGATCACCCGGCCGGTGAGCGTACTCTCCGGCAGTTCTGCGATGGTCCCCATCCTCTCGGAAACCCTGGCAGTGGACAGCTACCTCAGCTACACCGGAGGACAAAATCAGTCTGTATACCGCGCCGTGGAATTTGAATTGCCGCAAAATCTGCAGCTGGTCAGCGGACCTCTGGCATTATACGACGGAGACGGTTTTGCCGGAGAGGCCCTGCTTCCCTACACCTCCGGAGGAGAATCTCAATCGGTGGAGTACGCCCTTGAGCAGGGCCTCGTGGTTTCAGAGGAGCGAAGCAGCGGCGACGGAATTATCAGGACAATCATCATCAGCGACGGATATCTTCGAAGCGAGCTGCTTCAGACCCGGACAACGGATTATCACATATCAGCTGAGACGGAGATCGGTACGCCCCTTGTTATCCGGCATCCGGTGAACAGCGGATGGACCCTTCAATCCGGCACAGTCATTTCCGGACCGGAAGAGGACGAGCAGAATCTGGAACCGTCAACCCGGGACGAAGCGCAAACCCGCTCCTTCCGTCTGGAGCCGGCACAGCTGAATAATTCCTCCCTGTCGACACTCAGAATAAGGGAAGAACAGCTGATCTCCAGAAGATATGAGCTGAACTCTGCACGGCAGGATCTGTTTCTGCAGCTTCTCAGTTCATCGGCATTGAGCTCCGAACAACGAAGCGTACTGAACAGGCTGCTTGAGTTCCGCAGCACTATAGATTCTCTCAACGATGAAGCCCGGTTGCTGCGAAACCGCCGCCAACGGATATATGATGAACAGCAGCGGATTTCCAGGAATATGGAGAACCTGGACAGGGAAAGCGAGATTTATCGTCGTTACCTGGAGGATTTAAACGATCAGGAAGATAATCTTGTGCAGATACGAAGGGATCTTGACCGGATCGACCGGGAAATTCAGCAAAAGCGAAACCAGCTGGAAAATTTTATCTCCAATATTCAACTGTGA